A genomic segment from Amycolatopsis camponoti encodes:
- a CDS encoding DUF1304 domain-containing protein: MTIVADVLVGLVALIHVYIVVLEMFLWTTPRARAAFGTTPEFAEESKTLAANQGLYNGFLALALVWGLIASDPTGFQLKLYGLVCVIIAGLYGAVTASKRILFVQVLPAALALIALLIAR, encoded by the coding sequence GTGACAATCGTCGCCGACGTCCTGGTCGGGCTGGTCGCCCTGATCCACGTCTACATCGTCGTCCTGGAGATGTTCCTCTGGACGACGCCCCGGGCCCGCGCGGCCTTCGGCACGACGCCGGAGTTCGCCGAGGAGTCCAAGACGCTGGCCGCGAACCAGGGGCTGTACAACGGCTTCCTGGCGCTCGCGCTGGTGTGGGGCCTCATCGCGAGCGACCCGACCGGGTTCCAGCTCAAGCTGTACGGCCTGGTGTGCGTGATCATCGCCGGCCTCTACGGCGCGGTGACGGCCAGCAAGCGGATCCTGTTCGTGCAGGTGCTGCCGGCCGCGCTGGCCCTGATCGCGCTGCTGATCGCCCGCTAG
- a CDS encoding DUF397 domain-containing protein, with amino-acid sequence MAEWRKSSHSNENYSCVEVTLGPVVGVRDTKARRAGQLTVSAQAWRSALDHAFSRPAGANAGTA; translated from the coding sequence ATGGCCGAATGGCGGAAGTCATCCCACAGCAACGAAAACTACAGCTGTGTGGAGGTGACGCTGGGGCCGGTCGTGGGGGTGCGGGACACCAAGGCCCGGCGGGCCGGTCAGCTCACCGTCTCCGCGCAGGCTTGGCGGTCCGCGCTCGATCACGCCTTCTCGCGCCCGGCCGGCGCGAACGCCGGCACCGCGTAG